The genomic stretch AGATTGTGTTGAAAGCATGGAACTCTGAGTCTCTACTGTGTCTCTTGCTTGTTTTATTATCTATATttagtgtctagtcttctagcgctggagcacccataggacatttgcatgatgacgccatttgactacaagtaccagaatcggtcaggttttgcttgtctcatgctaattagagctattgttatttttacagcaATGTgaatacaaaatttacataagataagaaaaaaaaagtgcattCTGATATTTGTCAGTCAAATGTCAcaatcgtgaaagttgcctattggagacactgtaaactgaaatcaacaaataagggcaaatcaaataaaaagttgatttttgagtagaggggaaaaccggagtagtacccggagaaaaacctcccgGAGCAGAGTAatgaaccaacaaactcaactctcACACATGACgtcgaatctgggaatcgaacccaggccacattgggaAGCCACTGCACCATCCCCGGGCTACTCTTGACTTGACTTGGTTTCATGAGAGGATTTTGTACTTTTCAACTTCGTTGAGTTGAGATTGAAGACTGAGATTGAGGGGATAAATTAAAGGGAAGCTAAGTGTTTGACGACCAGAAGGAGGAGGAGGCACTTTTGCTGCTGGTTGGACTTGTAGGTTGTTGTTGTAGTTTGTACTTGTGCTACCTGATATGTGCTTTTAGTCTAGGTAAacggtaaaggtaaaggtaaagtcctCTTTACGGGCCAGAAGGCCCATTAAGGCCGGCGCTTaactccggtttccgtagcatgaagcgactaggagtatttatgctcccccctggatgggatgctagtccatcgcagggttacccccagcattacgccggtacccatttatacacctgggtgaagagaggcaccgtgagagtaaagcgtcttgcccaagaacactacacaatgtccccagccaggacccgaacccggaccactcgatgcGGAGGCGAGcgcactgaccatgaggccaccgcgcctcccacgcTTTTAGTCTTAAAGAAGCACTAAAATATAGAAAGATATCTTTGAAGCCGCTTATTGTATATTGAGTGGGGATAGTGATGTTTGGTGACTGAATTTTGCTCCCCTCTTTAGAGTATGGGAGTTGAGTGAGGTATTGGCTGTAATCTTCCAATTGTTGACATAAAGATTTTTCATCGTTCCTTATTGAATTTTTTATCTTCTGTGACCTATCGTTAAAAGCAGCTAACacattttagtaaaatccaactagtggtctattatcaatgctgcgttctgattggttgagctactagtaggctatttgttatagcccactagtagcgaaaagcgccggctttgaaaaccaaaacaacaattaaagtctagctttaactagcgaaagatgttttgtctcgatatttttttgaccaactagttggattttactaaaacaattattcctctcgccctcatggcctctgagtcaatagcccattcggccttcggcctcatgggctattgactcagagcccatttgGGCttgaggaataattgttaagtagactGACTTCGTCATTATCACGCAATTTGACTGGTTAAAACGAGCGCCAGCTGAGAGGCGGAGAATCATTAAttcactaaaaatgcttttGACATGAATCCGAGTAGCAGTGTTGACCTTTTTCGCTTGGTTTGGTGAATACCCATTAAGGCTCTTAAATCTGAGGAAAAGTTCACCAAACCAGTGACTAGTTTATTAAGGCTATCATTGTGCCAGTCATCTTGTTCGAAAAGTCACAATGTTCACGATAACAATTTGGTCTTTAATCGCTATCGCTCTCTTAGTGAGAACGAGAAGTGACGCTGACCTATCAGGTGAGTAATCTTTCAGGAGAACCCTAAGCACGAGGGTTTtgaatagccaactggttttcctTTAGCTAGATGGGATTCTTAAGAGTTGTTagttattgttctgttctgtcgtttcgttgatcgtgtttcattgaccctgaaaaccCCCTATGGGGAGTTGTCAATTAAAATAAGTATGCCTGTATGCATTTTGCCGAACAAAACGGGGACGGCGTAATGACCTTGAATGGTTATCCAATGTCCGAAACTTATACAAAGATCTAGACGCGCAAAATTGGCACACAATATAGACATGTAACTGCATGAGGAGGTTTGTTAGATCGTGCAAGAGAAAGTGTTCCCTTGAATCACGCTATGTTGTTGAGGTATTCTTAAGGTGGGTAGTGCTGTGAAGGCTGTTTTACGCTTCCGTTGTGTCATGTTGGACACAATGATAGGCTAGTTATTGTGTCAAATCAGATGCTCTTTTTGTTTCGCTTCCTTAGAAACGAAACGATACGTAGCTATTtcgacttcagggtgaactttttacacagtgaggtagagtggccaattcaaacagagtttgtaattgaaaatctaaacatctatcagatgtaaaataaaaaaaaaacaacttatgaacatgtgaacctgaagtatcgcaaatgataatgacaaacaaaaagcgaaggaaatagGTCATAAATGTGAAGTTTTGACGATCTGAGTGATTTTGGGTGAgagtaaagcgatatattgttgaaaaatccaaagctatcttTCTTCGTGTCAATGAGTAATGAAAACAATCTTTGCACTAATGAGTCGCagtaataaattgggttaattaaccaggaaccagttattttaaagctagtaccgGTAACTGCCCAGGTTTACATGTaacacaagtaatggaagattcacggaaaacggaatttgaaatgttttgcagtgacatttgaaggtaaaattgGTATTTGTAGACGTTATGCTTCGATGTCTTGTGCACAGAAACAAGCAtctgtttttctctttaatggttaatattccttgacaggcttctcactGTTCCAAGAGAAACACTTCTATCTTCCaaatttctatctttatttctcgagacgaaatagacgaagcgaaataaatatgacagaccaagtgacccacacaaCAGCATCGCATCTTTTCCCCTGCCTTTTCCCTTCCGGACAcgaaacacaatttttttttaatagttccTTGTTTCAGTTCAAGTTCTCTCGTCGTTTATTGTAGGGATCAGTAATAGAAGGTAATGACATTGTTGTGGCATTATTAAAACTGTTGATGTGATGTTGATGTGGCGTAACGGTCTGATGGTCAGCATACAATTCAATGGTTCGCATAAAATTCACATAACATTCCAAACCGATCAAAAAGTCTCTCTAGATTCGAAAATAGGGGTATTAGATGAATAGCCATGGATTTTTTAATAATTGTCTTGTTTTGGCTCATAATTTATTAATGAACGAAGAGTATTCTACATAGCTTTAAGGTAATTCcatagtattgcattgcgcatccctactgcgcacgattttcgcgtcattagcgcgagCACATGAgtacgtgcgcatacaaaacataagagatttcgctcaaactaaacgcaatagcgaaataaatgctccttttctctcaaacgagcacggtgatccccgatttttttttcaggtatttgctaagaacagtctaataaagaacttatttgaagaagaaaaaaatttgataTTAgatcatgaattttttttggaaaacagttccgtactggttGTATTTTACCGACGCTCGAAAAAGGTGGATTTACTTTAGAGGTCGGTAGATTACCTTCAACCCCCTTTCCCCTTTGTTCAAAATGCCAGTCAGACTTTTTGTACCCAACACTCTGCTGTCAAGCATTTAATTTAGTCATGGAAAACGATGAGCATTAACAAAAGAGTCAAACAGTCACAATTCAACACTTAAATCTTTCATATATTAATTGATTTGTGGAACGTTTCTTTTTTAcgggtttttattttttttcttcattttttgtaTAGAAGCGGAACGAAGAACGGCGGCAGGAAGTTCCAGCAATCCCGATGTTTCAACCAATATGACAAGTTGTTTCAGAAGCTCTTTCCTGGAAAGATACCCACCAGAGGACTTGCCCTTACCCAGGTCACGGTACCGTCGGTACATCTGCCAAAGACGAGACACTTCCACTGAACAAACATACTCTACCCTGTTCGATATATATGATGGAATCCCCATATATTCCGGATATAAAATATACCGTGGAGAAGGGTTAAGGATTGGTACACATACGAGATGCAGTGCCACTTGGAAGACAACACCAGGTAAGCAAAGTGTTCTTTTCATTGATTCGTGTAGATTCCTCTCTTCATTTTGTCAGAACTGAAGGCACTGCAAGAAGAACCCCGAAATTTCACTTGTCGTGAACCGGCCGCAAGCTATTGAAGAGTAACGATGTTAGtatacactcactcactcagccGGCTGCGAAGCTGTCGGCCGCAAAGTCAGTATATCACAAGTAAAAATACCTGGCCCCAGTAATTCAAAGtgcggataactttatccagtggataagtaagtCACCATCAAGAGTACAAAATATCCTCTAAGTTAAATGTTGGCCAGGATTTTTTTACACGCCTTTTAActagatgtgcttagagtgtgcatattcaccGTTACGAGAGTAAATACTGAAATATTTGCAGAGATTGAAACTGACTCATAGTGACTTATCAAtcggataaagttatctggcCTTTGATCAACTGGGGCCTGGTAAAGAACCTCTTTGCCTGAAagaccaggtgatctggtgacgtaattcggaggactggggagaaaaattttaacgccgtatcccacaaccgcgcgcggccttattttcgaattcaacatggcggaagcgaggttagatctcgtcgggtctacttgaacgttcattcagtaacaggaaatgtggtagacacggaatgatctgttgagttttgacgatggaaatactgcagggaatttggaaacaacacctaaggtgTTACGTTCGCCATGTTGTACAATCAGCACGCCCCCTGAGTGAAAATATTTAACatttattctacgagggcgggCTGGATAtaaagtgatagataaccaacgagacgcgtagcgccgagttggttataatcattttatatccagcaagctgAGTAGAGTAATTGTtgtattaaaaactccaggatcaacaactcttccactaaACCCTCGATTTCTACCTCgctcaattccggtccaaatcAGCTtctgtcggccattttttctcagagctgcaaaagtATTTTTAGCTCATTttttgctgacgcgttccttgaccatattaggtacagcaggtatatgaactgatagcctgtgtccgcgagccaatgaaaatgctagaaatctgatatccgtactTTAGTTTTTGATAAATGCAAATATGACGCGGGTGAGAGCAGCTTGCCCAGTTAACTTCTTTGTCTTATTTGTATCGATAATCACATAAtctcgagtgcaatttggaataaaaaaaagCACGAGTaacttttttcaaagacgaccaaaattgcacgagcccgtagggtgAATGCAATTtctagtctttgaaaaaatttacacgtgcttatttattccaaattgcacgagaaaaatcatgtgatttcttattaataatatacatgaaaaaaatcgagatggttaagcagaagaaacgcacgcgtatcacgcaatcagggaaaaattgcgccatccctgcgccATCGAGGgtgcgcgcttgatttgaaatggttggttctgaccaaaccctattgtttattagccaatcataattcAGAATTCCGTTGTGTAATTTGCACagctggtattacactttttgctcTGTGTCACACCTTTGAACTGCACttctctaagccaatcagaatcgagtaattttttcatgtatattattaattctTTTAAGGAATAGAAGACGGTGCTTAAATCTTAATACAAATCACTTGCTCTGCATATTCTTAAACAACATATGGtgaaacgaaaaaaattttctcagtacaaaaagggaaaaaaataatgtgtttttaattttttcttcatccCATCGAATTTCGAGAGTGCAAGGTTAGGACAGATAGCATTTAAAAATGGGCTGGTTTAAAATTAACTCTGTGTTTACGTCGTCCAAGGTGCTCGTAATTATCAAAAATATACTCACTCCTTCAAACATAGAAAAAAGGAAGTTTTGCTCCAACATTTTACCTCTATGATTTTCGATTAACAAGTCGATCAGGCCACACGACTGATGAATCGAAATTTTCATTCCATTTTATTTGAGTCCTTCCATCcgaaaaaaagcctttttttcctGCAGAGGTTACCCTTCACGGAAATATTAACTCATGCACACGTCTAGTCTGCACGGGAATTGTTTCTGCTGCGATTTTCAATTCCTCCAAAAAACTGCAGCCAAAGGGGGGTGTTTTATTAGGTCATACGTATATTGAAAAGAAGTGACTTAGAAAAAACGTAAATTTGACAATGAAAAAATTGCGACAGAACATTTCTGAAAACGTATTCTAAGATGTAAAAAGCAGCTAAAAAGCTGAATAAAAATCGACAACGTTTCGACTTTACcgtaacgtcattatcaagtcaaaaatgtataaaaacTAAGTTCTATAAATACTAAGACGAACAATAAGCAATGAAAGTAGTTTACAAGTTAAACAAACCGTTTTGCACTTATGGAGTCCGTTTGGACGTTCAAATTTCTTGACGTAaagcatttcaaacactaaacaaTAAAATTTGCCTTGGCACTTTCTCAGAATCTTGAAATGGCTCTCATTCAAAAGATCGCTCCTACAATACGcttcatatttgaatttgttcaaccgtcacttctggaGATGTATGTCGTAGCATAggaaacgtcaagtcaaaagtaaaatgcgctttatcattatgtttgtaaccgctgtttgttttatgtttttacaaCAGAAAGAGTAAAGTTGAGAAGAGTGCAGGATACCCTGCAAGCAGTTGGTCTCTCCTAcccttcccgagagagaaaccactgcgagcaactgTTTGATatccatcgagcatgtgcgaagtacgtcacaccccacgtgatgtatttgCAATCACgtcgtcttatttcgcgggaaatcactacacagcaCTCTcacccaaacgcagcagttacgtagctgaacgcacacgcaagcgccaaaacaagtttactaactcgttttaccagttcaaatttaatttatttgtccTTGGCACTGGATGTCTGCTCAGTCAAAGAAACTAATGGTTGCCcgcagtggtttctctttcGGGAATCGTAGGAGAAACCAGCTGTTCGCAGGGTAAATGGAAGACGGCACAACGTGACCTCTATTTCAAATCGGTATGGATTTTATAACTCACAATCCAGGTCATACTAATTAAATAACAATGCTTTTGAAACTTTCAGGCATAGCCAATCAAGGCACCGATTCACTGTATAGTGGGTCTAGGGCCGCAGATATTCACCGAGGACACTTAAACCCTTGCCACATCAACTCCTTCAACAAAACCTTCATGAAGGCTACTTTTATTTACACTAACTGCGTGCCACAGTGCGGTACAAGCTTTAACAGTGGAAGCTGGATGGCGTACGAAGGGAGAATTGCGAGCTACACAAAAGACAGATGCGCAAATGATACTGGTGGCACAATGTACCTTGTTACTGGGCAGTCGGACTATCGCGTTCGCGTTCGGTCGACTGGTGCACTCGCTCAAGTCCCCACCCCGATTGTGAGTTTTCATCAGGGCCCGCGCAGAAGATTTTGGGGTCAGACAGGGTAGTATAAGATATCGGGTGGAACTAAAATAGGAGGCTGAGCCCAAAAgatttaaaaagagaaaatttccTTGGCCGCGGTTTTttctgcgtttttttttttggtttccccACCTAGCCTCTCTGCGGTACCTTGGTAAAAACTTTGATaattttaacaatattttttgacGAAGGTTTTAGAAATGTCCCCTTCTTTACTTTAAGTTTATCTGGAATATTGTAGGAATTTAGAATAGAATAATATAGCCGAGAAACTCCTTTGGTATAATATAACTAACAAACGGCTTTTCCAGGCtacagcaatgggagatttggAAATAGATAGGCAGGAGACAGGGTAAAGAGTCTCAGCCTTGCTTTGCCTGGGAGCTAAGCCCCCACCCATTTCT from Montipora capricornis isolate CH-2021 chromosome 12, ASM3666992v2, whole genome shotgun sequence encodes the following:
- the LOC138027823 gene encoding uncharacterized protein — protein: MTSCFRSSFLERYPPEDLPLPRSRYRRYICQRRDTSTEQTYSTLFDIYDGIPIYSGYKIYRGEGLRIGTHTRCSATWKTTPGIANQGTDSLYSGSRAADIHRGHLNPCHINSFNKTFMKATFIYTNCVPQCGTSFNSGSWMAYEGRIASYTKDRCANDTGGTMYLVTGQSDYRVRVRSTGALAQVPTPIQYYPSSSSRHRLVQPNSLWTAGCCVYRSRTRVLITYAESIAVIGNNDKNSSCTLTRAVHLWELEWLLVPHNATYPADIFPGYSGCRNNSYSNYL